CACCATGGTGGGCAACCTTGGCTTAATCTTTCTCATCTGGAAGGACACCCATCTTCACACTCCCATGTACCTTTTCCTTGGAAATTTAGCTTTTACTGATGCCTGTACTTCATCCTCTGTGACCCCAAAGATGCTCATGAAATTCTTAGACAAGAATGACATGATATCCCTGAGTGAGTGTTTctcccaattttattttttttgtacaaGTGCCACTGCAGAATGTTTCCTCCTGGTAGcgatggcctatgaccgctatgtagCCATTTGCAACCCTCTGCTCTATCTAGTGGTGATGTCCAACAGACTCTGTGTTCAGTTCATAAGTGTGTCATATCTAATTGGACTTCTGCATGCCTTACTTCATGTAGGATTGCTATTTAGGTTAACTTTTTGTAGTTCCAATGTAATAGATCATTTCTACTGTGAGATCTTGCCACTCTATACAATTTCTTGCACTGACCCATCTATTAATGCATTGGTTGCTTTCCTCTTTGCTATATTTATACAAGTGAGTACCTTTATGAGCATTATAGTTTCTTATATCCGTGTGCTTTTTGCCATCCTGAAGACAAAGTCTAAGAAGGGCAGAAACAAAGCCTTCTCCACCTGCAGTGCCCATCTGATGTCTGTCTCTTTGTTCTATGGCACCCTCTTTGTCATATATGTGCTCTCTGGATCTGACACAGACAATTATCAGGGTAAAGTGTATTCATTGTTCTATACTGTTATTATTCCTCTGCTAAACCCCTTTATTTACAGCCTAAGAAACAAAGAAGTTTTAGGTGCTCTAAGAAAACTCCCAAAATGAAGATTATTTTCTGAAAacttcaagtattttttttatcCATAGATTCTCTGTTTTTTGTTCATCATAATATTTGAGCCTGCACTTTGCACATAATAGGGAATTTTTACACATAGCtaaggaaatcaataaaatattgactAAAATGCCTGTCTTCTTCCTGATATTATAACAATAGTGAAGTCTTTAAGAAAGATAAATCATGAATTGTTTTTGAATTCACACTCAAAGGAGAACATGAATTATCTATGAATTATATTCTTCATAAGGTTAATAAATTCTTCTTTTTcagatacatgtgtacatatattattGAAACAAAAACTGCACTTGTGTGgattctatttctgcttttcatttactcattatgtttgttttctgtctgtatGCATTGCACATGATCAGAAGTATCACCCACTGTCCCCTCTcagcctcctccctcccctgctgGTTCTCTTCCTACCTTCCTGTCTTAGTTTATGCAGGCATCCTCCACTGCTGTGTGTTCATAATTCCAATGACCGTCTTGAATACAGAAGGCAGTGTTTCATAGAACTCCCcccttcctctggcttttacattccTCCTGCCCACTCTTCTGTCATGCTCCCCAGGCCTTGGAGCAGGTGCTATAGTTGTCCCATTCAGGACTGAAGACTCTAGAGTTTCTTATTTTCAGGACTTTGGTCATGTTTTAAAGTTATGTTTTGGAAAATTCATACACGAGTATAGTACTTAACACGATTTCCACTCCTCTGTCTACCTGCTCCAATTTTTCTGTTACCTACATCGTCTCCTCACAATCAAAAGCTCTGTGTTTGAATCTCTGTGTTACTCATTTTTCCTTCACattaagaagcttctctgatcaagACAGAAAACTGCACTATTGCATAGCTAGCAATACACCTTTTTGGAAAGTAGTTTGACCACATGTTCATTTATCATAATAATAAGTAGTAAATTCTACCCCACAGGACTTGTGACCTCCCTAGCCAGGAGCTTGGTATGTTTACAGTAGCAGGTACACATTTCCTTCCTTGAAGTAGTGATAAGCTCCAATCAGTTTGATCACTCCCTATGCTGGAATTGAATTAGTGGGCACACGTTGCCTGACAGGCATCACGGCCATTGATGAGTGTTCTCTGCCTGTAGCTTCAGTATAACCTTCTGGTACTCTGGGGGCTAGTGCTACTCTCTGAGGAGAGAGCTTCTAGCTTGTCTCCAGTCTGTTGTCTCCCTTTCTGGGTCAAGTGTACAGTGCTTTCTATAATAGAGTATTGCCATGTAGTTCTGGTATTCCATTAAGTGAAGATGCAACAACTTCTACTGCTTTGGATCCTCTTGGGCCTCCATAGTTACCTCACAGAGAGTTATCATGAACCTGACAATTACATTTTCCTTATAACCTCCATGGATTCTCTTGTCAGAATTGACCACCAAGTCAAAGTACCTGTATTTCAACGTCTTTGATTATAATACCTATATTGTTAATTTTGTTAAATAGCTCTCAAAGTAGTAGTTTTCCTTATTTACTCAAGTAAAACCTGTTAATTGTTTCTCTCAGATTTCCTGAAATGTGATTATATTATCTttgtaaaatatgaatattttacaacaactgcatatacacacatcacactgTATTTGATGGagtctcaacaacaacaataaagtgCCAATAATAGTAGCAGTAACCCTAAGTATTCCTCTCTAAATATTCAACATCAATCATGAGAAGGTTTTACACTTTTCTTCATTTGGCAGTGATTACCTTGTCTTTTCATGAACACTGTCTTATACTGCAATTTTCTACAAGTCTTTTTAACTTTAGTTTTTTTGGTGACAAATATCTATATGCATGGCATTCATCCCCCATCTCCCTTTTATGTCCATCTCATCTTTCCCTTTGGATATGTTCTTTTTACCTAGTTACCTTAGAGCAGCAGGTTTCTATCTAGATTTTTCATGCACCCATGGTTTTGGTTTACTCTTACACAAAACTTCACTCTCCCCATCCATACTTCCCCATCCCCATTTGTACCTTCCCACCCCTGGTATCTCCTATCttcatgttgtttgtgttttACTGTCTCCACCAAGACTCTCCCCACATTCCCACATCCTAtggctcctttctttctttctggcctGTAAAGATACCCTCTCAATCTTaatcacacaaagaaaacatttcaaaactaAGATCATCAATGAGGAGTAACATGTAGAGTTGATCTGTGTGCCTGAGTTATATCACTTATTAGAATATttttagctccatccattttcctggaatTTCTGTAATTCCTTTTGTTCACAGATGAATTGAACTGAAttgaattatatatgtatatcacatgTTAATTTTCCACCTACaatttgatgactaccttggttattATATTTCCCAGCTATTGTGTGCAGAGCAGCAATGCTCACAGGTGTTCTGTTATCTGTGTCATGGAGTGTAGTTACTTGGGTATATACAGGGGATGGTACAGCTGGGTCTCATGATAATTCTTTTTTAGCCATTTGAGAAACTCGTGTACTGTCTTTGCTGTTTGCTGCACCAGTTTGCAGTCTCTCCAAATGATCATGATCTCTTTCTGTGTCACaccagcatttgttttctttttaagcttatttttcttttgtaattccaCAAATTTAATACAAAATGTTCTTTGTTTAAAATCTTTCTCATGATCTTCTCCTATTCTCTTTATCTCTCACCAAATACCTTCTTCTTCCCAAGTTGATGCCCCACTTTCATGCCTTTTTTTGAAGGTTAGGGTTCTGAATAAATTAGAGGTTATTTGAAAGAGGACAATAAATGCATGACTACACTACTCGATTATATGAGTACATCCCCCTGCAACCTTTAAGTGCCTGTAGTTCTTCTGAGAGTCAGGTCACATGATCCATTCCTCCATTTATGACAGAGGTTTTGATGGACCCAGTGCCATGTAGGTTTTGTGTGGGTAGCTATattatgtgttcatgcatgtgatAGCCATGTCATGTCTGGAAGATTGCTGTTTACATCACTCCTCCCATTTTTTAACTCTTATATTCTTTTGGCCCCCTCTTTCTGCAATGCTCACTGATCCCAGTGGGATGATTTAGATATTGTATTTAAGGCTGAAAGCTTTTATCACAAAGGATGAGAGGAGCACTTAGGATAATTTTCAGGGCAGTTTGACaccatatcattttttttttttaccaaaagcaatcattAGTAGCTTTCTACAGAGGATGTATGACCCCTCATCATATGCTCCCAGTATATTTAATGTGCCAGAAAGGAGCTTGTATGGATTAGGTCTAAAGTCCAATGAGAAAGGAGTTGTTTCCCTCGCCATGCAACTATTGTACCCATGGACAGATTTTTGCTTAGAAGTTAGGTGTCTTAGTTTGAATGGTTCACAGCCAGTTAAGTTAATTAATTGCTTTCTCCCCAAAGAATCATTCACAGCACATTCCCGTGGTGttctattgtttatgatttaatacaatatttgcctggagatcagaatgcaaagctagccacagccatagaggccacacagtggtggcacacacctttaattccaggattcaggagacagaagcaggtggataccTGTGAGTtgaaagccaccctgggctacatgagagagaatcagtctaaaacagaaCTAGtgttcaggcctttaatcccagcactagagagaatataaggagctcagtgtaGTCTTAagagcagtctgagatttggtgaggagcggTTCAATctagagatgcaatctgaggtttggtggattgcTCCtctggtctgagcattggtagagatgagaactctctggtggctgactgcttctctgatcttcaccttgaatcccaatatctgtctctgggtttttattatttgtgctacacattACAGCATGAGAAAAACTAGCCTGTAGGGAGGAAGTTTCCCTGTCAGTCCAAGACGGATTTACCTATTTTTTTTGTGTGATCAAGGTGTGTGCTATTTTCAGGAAAAATAACATACTGTCTAACTCACATGGGCAATGAAGAACAGAGGTTGTTCAGGTCTCTAATccataatgaataaagaaatagaCCATGGCCAACacagaaacatttgtttaataacTCATGTCTTCTGAGAGCTAGATTGTCTTCCATGAATGCTATCTACAATCAaacttgatgggggaggtccttctgtgtgcatgtttgtcttattggttgataaataaagtactgttggccaataggaaagcaagataggtgggacttggAGTCAAGGAGGACTCAAAAACTCCtttcacaaataatatatttttaaaactgcataCCAACTAGTGTGCTTCCATAAGactttaaaattcattctttgattaaaatattattttatgtgtatgtgagttttCCTGGGTGCATGCATATTTATATGCATCTCATACATCTAGGAGCCCTTAGACATCAGAAGAGGGttttagatcccctagaactggagaaacaggtgcttgtgagctacTTTGTAAGTTCTGGAAACAAACCCCTTTGCTactccctctttccttttgaGGCTTGTAAGTtgtattacattttgtttttaacagtaaataataataataataataataataataataataataataataacaacaataataaatggaAACAGGTAAATTGGTAGAAGGTGTGATTTGCATGCCTGAAAATACTACCTGTATTCACCAGTGGTCAGGGAGATCAAAACGAttcatttcttctgtgattttacacatttttatttcctttaataattttaaacatatccTTTTTTTGTGAACCACACTAAATTTGTTGGTTTCATATGTAATAAATGATTGCCTATCTATATCACGATGttgaataaaaattattcttaatgACAGAAGGTGTGAAATGATCTACTAACCTATTTCTAGATGCTGAATTCTCAGAACATTTGTTCAAAGTAGCAAATGCTATGGGAAAATTTGATAGCTgctctaaagaaaataaatacacatattcacacataacatatatgtaaccatataaatatttttctatgatgTATATTATGTGTGTTGTTCAGATTCAGCTTTTGGTGGAAAACTAGTTACATCATTTGAGGAATCTCCATGgagtaaatatttcattttacttcaaTTGGCCTCTAACTTGGTAGTTTGAAAGATCTCAAGCTTATGTAAGGCCAGTTACACTCATCTGTTAGCTTTGATTTGCTGATTAAGGAACAATGCACAACAAATTGGCTTTATCCTTTGGGGAGTTCTTGGTAGCATTAAGTTTCTATATTTAAATGGAGTTGAAGATTGCAAGACATAAATGCCATTCTCTCTAAACTGCtattcttagagaaaactgatgtGAGAAGGACAGTTGTCACCGAGACCCTTTTTCCTGCAGTGTAAGTGTTTTCATGAAGATATGTCTTGTCGCACATTTCCATTGGTAATGGgtgaaaaaaacattattttactcCAATTTTAAACACTTAATCATTTTCAGACCAACAGTTTCTTATAACTTATATGAGGATATAATGACATATGTGTCAATTtctatgaaaatacatttttgggGGATTTATCTCACAAATGGGACATAAAACATTCCTAAAAATCTCAGTGAAATGTTTTGTGTACTTTCTCTGAATTTCCATGCTTTCATATCTATGTGATTATAGTCTAAAGATTTGAGATCAATCATTTAAATTTGTAAGAGTCAACAATGAGATGTAGAAGCATGACATTAAAGAcagaaaggataaataaaaatacagggcatttaaaattacatattcagatacagaaaattaaaatgaactgaTATTTTCATTATGTAAAGGCaactcaaaataagtaaatgtctTAAATAAAGGTACATTATAGATTCTATTACAATCAAGAAGCAAAAATCCTAATATGTTACCATGGAGAATCATCTAATGAACATTACCCCAAAATAATTTAGATTAGAAAGCTTTTTCACAAAATATCCCAAAATAACCAAATGAGTTTGTAACCTGTATGATGGGGCAAAACCATATCCAAGCAGTGTATTTGGTAAGAGTTAGATATGAAAGACATAGAGAACAGAAACTAGAATATCATGAAAAGTGATTAAAATGAGAGTACATGAAATAGattttttataaaatgagaatgcaaaaatatccagagatctacaagattgaatcctactaacaatctaaacaaattgtccagaggctaccttaaatgcccttctctgataatgagattgatgactaccttatatgccatcctagagccttcatccagtagctgctggaagccgaaacagacaccctcagctaaacactgagctgaactctggaatccagttgcagagagggaggagtggtgagcaaaggggtcaagaccaggctggagaaacccacagatacagctgacctgaacaagggggagctcatggaccccagaatgatagctgggaaaccagcataggactgatccagacctcctgaatgtgggtgtcagttaggaggcctaggctctatggggcctctggtagtggatcagtatttatccctagtacacaaatggactttgggagcccattccacatagagggatactccctcagactagacacaggggggaaggcctgggccctgctccaaacgatatgatagactttgaagatcccccttggaaggcctcaccctccctggggagcagaaaggggataggataggagttcggtggggggcagggtaggaggggagggacagggaactgggattgacatgtaaaagaagattgtttctaatttaaataaaaaagaaacacaaaaaggaaaaaaggaaaaaatatccaGCAaatcacacccacacccacacaccacacacacacacacacacacacacacacacacacacacacacacacacacacaatattgcTTCTGGCTAGCCTGAAGTTTAGAATGTTGTTTCcaaatatacattataaatatgCTCATTgcatatttataaacaaaattctGAACAAGGTAAACATATTTTGATAATAATCTTACAGTTCTAGAAGGTTAAAAATGATAAGTGTTTTATGAAAATAATGTGGCCAAGAGAAAATTCATTATCATATAAGTATTTGAGTActtaaattgtttaaaatgaacttttaaaatgagTGAAGGATGTGTGCAGCAAGTTAATTTTCTAACAACATCCATTCCTGTTGTTAGACATTCTAAACATTCTAACTAGCGCTATATGTGGATGTGTAAACATGAATGTTTAGAAGGCAGGAAATTCAAACATGAAAGTGTTATTTTATTCACTAGTGATCAGTGAGATAGAAGCaatttcttttcatcattttaCATCATTTTCTTGCATTAAGTATTTTTTAGAAATCTATATTGTATGAGCCACATTAATTTTGCTGATTTCATACATGAGAAATGATTGTGCATTGCCAAAGACATCATTTAATAAGAGTTTTTCTCAGTGTAAGAAGTTTATGAAACAGACTACCGTCTCATTGTAGAGCCTGAATCCTCATAAAAGTGGTTAAAAGTAGCAAATTCTATGGAAACTTTTGGTGATtgttagaaaagtaaataatatattcatatacaatGTGTATATATTCCTAGAAATATTTTTACAATGTAGGACAGCATGTTTGTTTCTTAGAAGTAAATTTGGATAGTAAATCTGTTATGTCATTTAAAGCATATTGATGAATTAAGCATTTAATATGACTTGTAATTGACCtataacttttgtttttgaaagaaatagAACATAAAAGGACAGTTACAATGGTGTTATTAGTTTTGATCTGTTGATTAGTGAGCAATGCCCAGCAGATTGGATTTACCCTACAGGGAGTTTTGGTAGCATTTAGGGAGTTTCAATGTTCATCTCACAAACAGGATTGAAGATGGGACGAAATAAATATCATAACCTCCAAATTGTGTTTCTTAAGAAAAATTGACACAGGAAGAGCAATTCTTGATACCCTTGTTCCTTCACATAAAGTATTCTTCATGAGGACTTTTTTCTTACATCCATggatgaaaaataatattttatgttatttctttTAAACAGGTTAAATGATTCCTGTATCTAATATGAAGAGTTTCCCGAATATGTTTGACAATATAGTGGAAACATCTTCTTAAGGGGACTTATCTAATATGGAACACAAAGCTAATTCTCTATGGACTCACAGATACCTGTCTGTGAACCAAAGATTTGATCAGCATCATGAGGTTTTATGAAGTCCTTGCAGGTAACCTCTCTGCTATGCTTTGTATTAATAACATTGGGGAGTTTAGCTTTATCAACTACCAAGGGGTACTGTATTGTAGAAAACCTAATACATTATGGTGAAACCTTAAGCCAAACTTCATAAACTTGTATATAAATACTAGTAAGTCAAAGGTGGAATTGAGATTCATGGATTCTGAAAATTTGGGCTCTAATACATTAATTAAGATAATGTCATAAAATCAATCTGTCAAATATTCagtgcattttaaaatgactacCATTTAAAACTATCCTAGAATCCAAGTTAAATCACTCAGATGTAACATCTAGGCAGTATTTCAGTTGGTTCTTGGTTCACAAAGAATtcttggaaacaaaaagaaaggaagtgccCACCACATTGGCATCATCAGTTAAATTAGTAAAATTTGCCAGATAGCATTTACAATCTTACAATTTTAGAGATCAGATGTTTGAATTTACTCCAAACACACCAGCTTCTgtttaatgtctttaaaaaactaataaaagtgTAAACATAATTCATTTTTTCAATTCCCAGGAAGGATGGAGAAGGAATATTTCCCTGGACAGTTTCTCTATTTAAATGAAACCAAGTCCCTAGTTAACTTTCTATGTAATATTCAACTTgtccatatttttcttctttaagattATTCCTAATCTACATGTTTTTTTAAACTCTACATTCCAATagttttccatttttagtttGGATTTTAGTGAAGATTCTTGGAAAAATTACTTTCAAAAGATCACAGATTTGAGCAGGaggttttatttaaattcataatGGAATGATAgggttaaaaaatgaaaactatgtaTTGGTACAAGCATATTTGTCTGGTTTTATAAGAACACATGACTGTAAATTTTTTTAGACATTCTTGCCTGCTGTTTATGGTTGACCATTTCCTGTTTTAGTTTACCAATGCAGGGTTGTGTATACACAAACCACATTATGCCCAGGAAATCTGCACACTTTGGCATTACAGAAGCGCAATGTGGTGGTGGTATCTTCAATTCCCTCCTCTGTGGTTTCTACTGGCTCTATCTTCATTCCCTGGTTTATTGTACTCATGGATACATGttgatctttgtttttctttcttctttgtctgttATGTACATAGTCATTATCAATTAATTTGTTTCTGAATTTTGGTcatatgattttatttactttgttttttggcTACTTTGTAGTGAACTGTGAAGGTGACATCACTCCCAAGAGGAAACATCAGAGGTTTGAGTTATCATAAGCATCATCTGGTTAGAGTCACATATTCCATCCCCTGGGAGTGCCTTCCTGCCGTAGTGTGAGCATGGGCTCTCCACCATGTTTGCAGCGTGGGCCAAAACCTTAGTGACTTTTCTAGTCTCTGTGTTCAAATGACCAATGAGTAGCAAGTTAAGTAAGAAACCgttttccttaaaaaatgaatttaatgtattgtttttatgtctttgtgtgctttGACTACCGGATGTGTGTCCCCTGCactcagaggtcaaaggacagtttCAGATCATCTACAACTGGACCtacatatggttgtgagtcaGTAggaaggttctgggaactgaaccaggattctttggaatagcagccagtgctcttaactattaaACCATTTCCTgtcccatttatttttttctgtctcactcTTATTCATAAGCATTGCAAAATTCAGCACTAAAACTGAATCAAGCTTTTGAAAACATAagattttctttctattgttgtTTCATTTGTAATGTTATATTCTGCCTTCATTTTGAAAATCTCACTCAAGAAATTGAAANNNNNNNNNNNNNNNNNNNNNNNNNNNNNNNNNNNNNNNNNNNNNNNNNNNNNNNNNNNNNNNNNNNNNNNNNNNNNNNNNNNNNNNNNNNNNNNNNNNNNNNNNNNNNNNNNNNNNNNNNNNNNNNNNNNNNNNNNNNNNNNNNNNNNNNNNNNNN
This genomic stretch from Cricetulus griseus strain 17A/GY chromosome 4, alternate assembly CriGri-PICRH-1.0, whole genome shotgun sequence harbors:
- the LOC100753245 gene encoding olfactory receptor 5AC1-like, yielding MEGNWTQVTEFVLRGITDRPELQVPLFLVFFFIYVITMVGNLGLIFLIWKDTHLHTPMYLFLGNLAFTDACTSSSVTPKMLMKFLDKNDMISLSECFSQFYFFCTSATAECFLLVAMAYDRYVAICNPLLYLVVMSNRLCVQFISVSYLIGLLHALLHVGLLFRLTFCSSNVIDHFYCEILPLYTISCTDPSINALVAFLFAIFIQVSTFMSIIVSYIRVLFAILKTKSKKGRNKAFSTCSAHLMSVSLFYGTLFVIYVLSGSDTDNYQGKVYSLFYTVIIPLLNPFIYSLRNKEVLGALRKLPK